Below is a window of Actinomycetota bacterium DNA.
CGCCGTGATGCTCGGAGCACTGATCGACGGGCTCTCCCTCTACCGACTCGTCGAACTGGATTTCGACATCGAAAAGACGGCGGGTGTGATCGACGCACTCGTCGAGGCTTTGACGAAAGGAACGCAGTGAACGTCATCGACCTGAAGAGCGTGACGAAAACCTTCGGCGAGGGACCGACGGCAGTCCATGCGCTCAAGAACATCGACCTCGACTTCCAGCAGGGAGAGTTCGTCGTAGTGCTCGGACCGAGTGGATCGGGGAAGACCACCCTGCTCAACGTGATCGGCGGCATCGAAGAGGTGACGTCCGGTGCACTGACCGTCGACGGGGTGAATCTCGTCGGGATGGATGAGGAGGAACGGACCGAGTTCCGGCGATCCCACGTCGGGTTCGTGTTCCAGTTCTTCAACCTCATCCCGACGCTTACCGCCCTGGAGAACGTGCAGCTCATGGCCGAACTCGTCGGGAGGAACCACGACGACAGCCTGGCTGCCCTCGAGGCCGTCAATCTGAGAGATCGTGCCGATCATTTCCCCGGCATGCTCTCGGGCGGCGAACAGCAGCGTGTCGCCATCGCACGTGCGCTCGTCAAACAACCCCCGATTCTGCTGGTGGACGAGCCGACCGGTTCGCTGGACCTCGAGACGGGCCGCCAGGTCCTCGGACAGCTTCGGGCCGTCAGCGACAACGACCATCGGACCGTTCTGCTGGTTACCCACAACGCCGCCATCGGCGGGATGGGAGATCGGATCGTCCGACTGCATTCCGGCGAGCTGGCTTCGATCGAAGTCAACGCCAGGCCGCTGCTGCCCGACGAGGTGGAATGGTGAGCATTCTCGACCGCAAGCTGCGGAGAGACCTGAAGGCGAGACGAAGCCAGTTCATTGCCGTGGTGATCACGATCGTGCTGGGGATCGTTCTCTTCGGCGGTTCGTACGACGCGTACCTGAACCTCACCGAATCGTACGACCAGATGTTTGTGATCCAAAACACGGCCGACATGACCATTTCCGGAGGCGATACGGAGGCCATCGTCGCCGCCGCGCGAAAGGTCGACGGTGTCGAGGACGTAGCCACACGATCCGTCGCGGAGGTTCCCCTCAGGATCGACGGCCACCACAAGATGCTGGGGCGACTCGTCGGGCTTCCTGGCGGAGCGCAGCCATCCATCGACAAGGTCACGGTGCTCTCCGGCACATACCTGAGTGGGATCGACTCCGTTTTGGTGGAACAACACATGGCCGACCACTTCAAGCTCAAAGCCGGCGACACGATCGAGGTGCTCGGCCCGCAGGGGTGGGTGAACGCTCGGGTTGCGGGTGTGGCGGCATCCGCCGAGTATCTGTGGCCTGCCCCCAGTCGCCAGCAGATCTTCCCATCGTTCGACGACTTCGGAGTCCTCTTCGTCGACCAGAACGTCTTCGCGGGGGTTCCGTCGTCCGTGGTCCGTCGAGAGGTGCTGGTCACCTACGCGTCGGGGACCGACACGGCCACCATCGACCAGGCGCTGAAGGACGTGGCGCTCGCTCATGGTGCGACCGACGCGACACCGTTGGCGGATATTCCCTCCAACGCGGCGTTGAGCGAAGATCTGGCCGGGTTCCAGGAGATGTCGCTGATGTTCCCGCTGCTGTTCCTGGCGGCTGCCGGGATGGCGACATACGTGCTGCTCACCCGCCTCGTACTGTCCCAACGCGGCCAGATCGGTCTGTTGATGGCAAGTGGGTTCAGCAAGCGGACCATCTTCGGTCACTACCTGCGTTTCGGCCTGCTCGCCGGAGCGATCGGAGCCATCATCGGAGCACCTCTCGGCGGGTTGCTGGGGCGTGAGATATCCAAGCTGTATACGGCGGCCATCTCGATACCAGTCACGGTGACGACCGCCCGTGTGTCGACGGCGGCGATAGGGGTCATCTTTGCCCTCGTTGCGGGTGCGCTGTCTGCGCTTGCCCCGGCGATGCGTGCCGCGAGGATCGCTCCTGCCCAGGCCATGCGGGGTCTGATTCCCTCCGGGAAGGGGGGAGCGACGTGGATCGAACGTCTGGTTCCGCCGTTGCGACGCCTCCCCGCGCGCTGGAAGTCGGTGCTACGCGGAATCGGTCGGAATCGCAACCGGACGATATCGACGGTTGTGGGCGTCGTGCTCGCGGTGACCCTCATCCTGTCGTTCTGGGGCATGCTCGACTCGATCCAGGTGCTGATCGACCGTGAGTTCAACCAGGTCAACCGTCAAGACGCTCAGCTCTATCTGACCGCTCCGGTCACCCCGGACGTGCTTGCGCGAGTGGAGGCCGTCGGCGGTGTGGCACACGCAGAGCCGGTCACAGACGTGTCCGCCACGATTCGCGCCGGCTCAAAGCAATATCGCACGGACCTGCTGGGATTCAAACCGACGACGAAACTCCACGGTTTCGTCGTCGACGGAAAGAATGTCGACCTGCCTTCGGACGGCGTCTTCCTCGGCTCATCGCTGAAGAGTCTGCTTGGCGTGGACGTTGGAGACGAGGTGACGATCGACGTTCCCGACCTCGGGATCACCGTGGCGGAGACGGTCGCCGGCTTCGTGAGGGAGCCGCTCGGAACCTTCGCGTACATCGCCGAGCCTCGCCTGGCCCAACTCGCCGGCACCAGTGACGTTGCGAACACGCTCTATCTGACGTTCGATCCGGGTGTCGACAGGGAAGCGTTGCGAGATCAACTGAGTGAGCTGCCTTCGGTGGCGGCGTTCGTCGATTCGCAGGCGCTCAGGTCGATGGTGGACCAATTCATGGGACTGTTCTACGTGTTCGTCGGCATCATGCTCGCTCTGGGCGGGATCATGGCGTTCGCGCTGATCTACAACACGATCTCGGCGAACATAGCGGAACGGGCATCCGAAGTGGCGATGATGCGCGCCGGCGGAGTGGGCCGCCGGACCATCTCGCGCATGCTCACCGCCGAGAATGTTCTGCTCACCCTCATCGGGGTGATCCCCGGGCTGATCGTCGGGTACATATTCGCCTACTACGGCGTGTCGATGTATTCGAGCGACATGTTCAAGTGGGATCTGTATATCCGGCCGACGACGTATGTGTTCACGGTGCTCGCCATCTTGCTGGCGGCGCTGCTGTCGCAACGACCGATCCTGCGGGAGGTGCAGCGTATCGATGTGGCGACCGTGGTGCGGGAACGATCGCTCTAAACCCGTTCTCGTGACGCTTCGGTGGAACTATCCGGCCCAACCGTCACGAGAACGGGGGAGACTCTGCCACTTCCCCGCGCGGGATCAGTCGCGTTGGCGCTCATGTATGGCGGTGTCTCCATGCGCGCGTCTCGACATCGGACGGAGGCCCTGGCATCGCCGGCGGTTCGCGGTGCACGATCTCTGATCGGGCCCTGCGATTTCGCATGAGTTGCCGTACCCGGGAGGTGAGGATTCGTACCGGGTAGGGGCCTCCGGTGTCCGGGTGGCGGAAATCGAGATGGGACCTGGGCGGGAACAGGTTCGTGGCTATCCAGCGGAGCGCTTCCACTGTCCGGTCGGTGGTAAGAGCCGGCATCAGCAGGTAGCCGCGTCGCGCATACTCCGCAGTACTCGTCTCACCGAGAAGACGCGTCTTGGGACGCCACAGATAATCCCAGGCCCGCGCTCGCCATCCTTGCGGTCGAGGTATGTCCTCGGTGGGCAATCCCAGGGTGGAGAGCACAGCCGCGAGCGACTTGTTGACGATGACCTCGAGGCCTTCGACCCGGGCCAGATCCTGAACGGCGTGCAGATCGGGCTCGGAGGAAACGATCCGAGCGATTTCCGCGTACGCAAGGAGGTAACGGAACCGGTCTCTGTTGATGTTGACGAGTCGATGAACGAGAGCGGTCTCGGAGTCGAGCACTCTGACGGATCCCCCAGAAGGGGTGTCGAGTTGCTGCGTCCGCTCCCACACCAGCCTGCTGGTGCGGGACGGGATGCCGAGCTTGAAGAGATCGAAGTGGACATCGATGCTCATGTCGTCCACCTCGAGTCCAAGCGCCTGAACCAGGCCGTAACGAAACAGTTCCTGGAAATGCCCGATGAGGGGGTGGTCCGGTGCGATGCAGGCCGCAATGTCGTCGGCTCGATCGAGTTCTGCAGGATCGATGAGAATATCGACGTCATGGCAGGGTCGCTCTCCGATCCGGTCGAACCAGCGAGCCTCGGCGGTGACCCCTTTGAACGCCGCGATCTGAACACCGATTCCGGCGAGCCTGTCCGTCACATCCTCGAGAGCCTCCCAAAGATGCCGGTGGTGAGCTTCGTTCCGCAGAGTCAGCATTGCCAGAGTCCGTTCCCACTGCTCGTCGCCCTTCAGCTCCCCTGCTTCGGCCCGAGCCCAGAGCAGTCCGGTCATTCGATGCTCCACCGCCGACTCGAGGAGGCGGTCCGGATCTTCAACAACCGGCAGCGGTCGTCCGGCTGCGAGTTCGATGAGAGCAGGATGGGGGCGGGCCATGTGGGGTACGTCGCTATTCGGCTGTCGTGTCGATCTCGATGAGATCTCGTGTCGCCAGGTCCTCCAGGAACGAAGAGACATCATCTCCGAGGTCGGCGGGGGCGTCGCTCACGGCGGCGCGTGTTGCATCGGTCAGCTCGCCCACCGTCTGGCCATCGATGAGAGACCAGATCAGCGCTCCTATCGAATTGAACCCGTGGTAGCTGCCGGTCTCCAGGTTGAGGAGGACACCTCCCTCCTGGGTGTCGCGATATGCAGCGTGGGGGGATTGCCGCACAATTGCCGTTTCAGGGATCATCAGGTCTCCTTCCGAAGATCGTCAGTACTGTCCAAAGGTCCCACGCCTGCGCTCACGTCGCAGAGCCAGATTCAGTGCGATGGCCCCGATGGTCAGGGAAAGCGCCGCGGCTCCGACGAAGATCCCGACATGAGGGGTGACTGCCCCCCATCCGGCACCGCCGAGGAGCGCCTGTCGCGTACCGTCGAACGCGAGAGCGATCGGATTCGCCCGGGCCAGGTCCTGTATCCAGCCAGGGAGCAGATCGACGGGGAAGTACGCGCCCGAGGAGAAGTTCAACGCAAGAGCGCCAAGGTTGAGAATCGTTGCACCTCTCCGGAACGTCATCACGCCTGCGGCGCTCACCATTCCGAGCCCCCACACGAACGGGATGAACAGGAGCAGGATGGCCAGTGAGGGCAGGATGCCCGATGGTGCGATTCCGATGTTGAACAAGATCGACACGATGCCGATGAACAGGGCGGTACGTATCGGGACATACACGAGGTCGTAGACGGCAAGCCCGAATTGGAGGGTCATCGGATGTGTCGGAGTCATGAACAGTGAATCGAGGGTGCCCATCAGCTGCTCGGAGCGCATGGCCGTTGCAACCCGATCGAGCCCGAGCGTGAGAAACGCGCCCAGAGCGATACCGATCGTCACGAAAGCCAGATAGCTTGCACGCTGGCCGCCGTACTCGGGGATCTTGCTCGGATCGACCATCAACCCGATGAAGTAGAACATCACGATCTGCACCGCAAGCCCCACTGCGTCGCCGAAGAAGGCCATCCGGTAGCTCCACGCGGTGAGAAAATCTCGCCGTATGAACGCAGGGAGCTTTCTCACTTCGAGGAGGAATCTGGCTCCCACCGCAGGGACCGTGTCAGGAGAGGTCATCGGTACTCTCAGCGGTGAGTGTGAGGAACGCTTCTTCGATCTCGGGTCGGGCCTCGCGGCAGGCCAACACGGGGAGCCCGGCGGACGCCAGCGAGCCGATGACGTCACCAAGTACCGTTCCGTTCCTGAGTCGAAGGAGATACTCCTCTCTTGCGGCCCCTTCGAGAGGGACGAGTGTCCCAAACGAAGCGATCATCTGCTCGAGATCATCCGCAGAAGAGGTGTGCTCGCCGAGACGAATGACGTACGAACGTTCGTTCGCCAACGCCATCAACTGATCGACTGATCCCTGGAAGCGCACTCCGGTCGTGCCGAGCACGGTCACCGTGTCGGCGAGGCCGGGAAGCTCGTCGAGGCGGTGTGTAGCCCAGATGACACCGGCTCCTCGCCCGGCGGCGTCCTTCGCCACCTGGTGGATCTTCGCGGCACCACTCGGATCGAGTTCGTGGGTCGGTTCATCGAACAGGAGGAGTTGTGGATCGGTGAGAAGAGCTCTGGCAATGGCGACACGCTTCTGCATGCCGTGCGAGTACAAGCCCGAGCGAATATGCATGGCATCGTCGAGCCCGACTTCCCGCATGAGCTCGCCGGCTCGCCGGGTGGCATCACGCCGGTTCATGCCGTGCAGACGGGCGAAGAATACGAGGTTCTCGTAGCCGGAGATGCGCAGATAGAGTGACCTGTCTCCGGAGGGTACCCACCCGATACGCTCGCGCACCCATGCGGAACGTGGGCTCCCACCGAGGATACTCACGGTTCCTCTGCTTGGCTCGATCAGACCTGCGATCGTTCGCAGCAGTGTGGTCTTGCCGACCCCGTTGGGCCCGATCAGGGCATGGATCTCTCCGGGTGCCGTGTCGAAACTGACGTCACGGAGAATGGTCCTGGACTTGAACCTACGCCATATAGATCGAACCTCGACCACTGGAGTCGAGGTTCGAAACATTGCAGCACACTCTCCTGAGGGAAAGGTTTCTATTCCGTTTCCTTAGGAGTGGTGGCAACCGTCGTACTGTTGGAACGTAAGCAGTCTCGGCTTACAGTCCCCTGGCATGAACGTGTGTTCCGCGATCGAACCGAAGTCCTTGATCTGAGGGGTCTCGTACTTCACCTTGCAGCCTCCCATTGCCCGCATAGCTTCCCTCTGCCCGGGCAGGCTATCATTGCCACTGTGGGTGCGTCAAGGACCACCATCATGTCACGCAGAGTGTTTAGCCCGGTTCGTCGGTGAGACGCAAAGGCTGCCGATCGGGATCACCGGGAGGTCACGGTGGGCGCGATTGCCGTGTCGTCGGGAGTCGGCGGCCCGATCGTGATTCTCCAGGTGGCCGTTGACTTGTCGCCGGCTCCCTGTCTGGGAGAGGTAGTGCAAACCGTCACTGTGAGGTGTTGTCGGTGCGTAGCGAATGACGTCCCTTCGTCGATGCGCCAGGGAGGGCCAACTACCCTGGACTCCGGAAATGGATTCTCGATACCGACTTCCGGAGGAAAGGGGTCGACCGTGATCTCGTGGCGCAGCAGCTCGAGAGTGAGGAGTCCTCTGTGAAGGGTCGGCACACGCTCAACTTTCTGGTATCTGTTCCCGCATTCCTCGACTTGTGGCGATGACCGACACGCAAACATCAGCGCCTTCGAGCGGGACGTGTTTCGGGTACGAGGCTCACTCCGATATCCCCTTTCGGTTCCTTCGCGACGGCGTGGGTGAGCCGCTTGAGGTCATGTTCCACTCCGAAGAAGGCCCGGAACCGGGCGAGCGGCTCGTTGTGGACTGGAAACGGCGGCCGGACAAGTCCTTCTACGGTCGGGTCTATCAGAACGATCAGGGACGGTATCGGCTGTGGACGAGTGACGCCGGCTGGTTCCTGGTCGATCCCCGGAAGAGGACGATAGCCATTTCCGAACATGGCGACTCGTTGAGGCGAGAGGTCCGGCTCTGGACGACGCCGATGCTGCTGCTGATGGTCGGTCGGGGCGACCTGCCGTTGCACGCCTCCGCCGTGGAGGTGGACGGTGGGGCGGTCCTGTTCGGCGGGCCGAGCCAGTTCGGTAAGACGACACTCGCGGCGGCATTCCATACCGCAGGTTTCCGAGTGCTGGCCGAGGACATCACCTGCGCGCAGGTTGGGGATGATGTGGCAGTGATACCTGGCCCGGCGCTCCTCAGGGTTCGCCATGATGTCGCAGATCGCTTCGCGACTTCGAGTGTCGCCGATGCGGGTCAGGACGATGAACGCAGATTCCTGGCCCTCTCCGAGGAATCTCGTGGCACTTGTGATCCGTTGCCCCTCAAAGGGATCGTGCTGCTCAAGAGCGATGCCCCGGCCATCCGCCTGGATCGGCGCGTGGGGACTCGATCCATCAGCGATCTCTGGGAGCTTGCCTTTCGACTGCCGGGCGATGAGGAGATCGAGCGGGTCTTCAACGGCATCACCGATCTCGCGGATCGGGTGCCCGTGTGGGATCTCGTGCGTCCTTTGGATGTCGAGCAGCTCCTGCCGACGGTGGAGCGAGTCGTCGAGAAGGTGAGAGGGTCGTGAGTTCGAACGAATCCCCCGGATTGCCCATGGCAGAGAAGGTGAGGCTGTTCGTTCGAATATGGGTGTTGGCCGGGCTGTCCGCGACCGCATCGAAACGGCGCGCCCTTCCCGACCTCATGGAGAGCTATCGGATCGCGGGCACGGTCGGAAGCCATTCGACCTACGCTCCCCGCAAGCTGAGCAGAGCGGTCACCCGCAGTCTCCGTGTTGGTCGTTGGCAGCCGCGGTGCCTGATCAAGGCGATGGTGCTCTACCGGCTGATGCGAGAACAGGGCGAAGAAGTCGAACTCGTGATCGGCCTTCCACAGAATCCGAAGGATCACATCGCCCATGCCTGGGTCGAGCTGCATGGTGTCGACATCGGTCCCGCACCCGGTCGTGGAGGCCACGAGGAGATCGCGCGCTACGGCTGATCCCCCCTCAACCCGTTTTCGTGACGGTTCGGCGGGATTATCCGGCTCCAGCGTCACGAGAACGGGGGGATTGGGCCTACGATGCCCCGATGCCTTTGCCAGAGGACCCAGCCGATCGTGCCCAGACCGCCCTGGAGCGGGCGGTTGCCGAGAAGCCCGGTGGTCACCGGCGAGCCGGTCAGGTCGAGATGGCTCGTGCCGTCGCCGAGGCGATCGAGCAAGGTTCCCATCTCATCTGTGAGGCCGGTCCGGGTACCGGCAAGTCGTTCGGCTACATGATTCCGGCGATCGTGTCCGGACAGAAGGTGATCGTCGCCACCGCCACCAAGAGCCTCCAGGACCAACTCGCCAAGAAGGACCTGCCGTTCCTCGCCGAGGTCATGGCCGGCCTCGATATCACGTTCAGCTGGGCCGTCGTGAAGGGCCGCCAGAACTACCTCTGCAAGTCCCGGCTCGTGGAACGTCTCGAGAAAGAGGGTGTTGTCGCGCAGCAGATCTCCCTCGAAGGACTCGACTACGAGCTTCCCGAGGGCTTGCGCATGCTGGCCGAATGGGCCGACACGCATCCGACGGGGGACCGAGACGATCTTCCCGCCCAGCCGGCGGAGGGCCTTTGGGAGAGCGTCTCGGTGACCGGCATGGAGTGCCCCGGCCGCGACGAATGCCCGCAGGCGGGCGACTGCTTCGCCATGGCCGCCCTCGACGCCGCCGCAGACGCCGACATCGTCATCGTCAACCATCACCTGTACGGCAACGACCTCGCCCTCGGCGGCGGTGTCGTGCTGCCCGAACACGATGTGCTGATCGTGGACGAGGCCCATCGCCTCGAGGACACGATGGCCTCGGCGCTGGGGATCGAGCTCGCCGAAGGACGTTTCTGGCAGGTGCAACGCTCTGCAGGCTCGTACCTGCGGGCCCAGTCATCGCGCTCCAAGGCAGACAAGATCCTCCGACCGCTCGCCGACCAGACCAAACGGGTGCAGCAGTCTCTCGATCGCACCGACGTCGGTCGGGTCGAGGAAGCCGGCGCCCTCGGCGCCGCGTTCTCCGCAGCCGCTTCCAGCTTGGCCGCGGTGACGAAGGCGATTCGTTCCTCGGAACCGACCTCACCTGGCGCGCTCGGAGCTCGCGCACGGGTACTGCGGTTGGCGGCACACCTTGCCGGCGACGTCGGGATGGCCGTCGAACCGCCTGACGGATATGTCTCCTGGATCGAGCGTGACTCGGACCGCACCGCCTACCGGATTGCGCCGGTCGAGGTCGGGCCGCTACTCGCCGAGCAGCTCCTCGGCCGTGTTCCGGTGATCCTGACGAGCGCCACGCTGTCGGTCGGAGGATCACTCTTGCCGCTCGCCGAAAGGCTCGGCTTCGAAACGGCAGACCAATCCGGCCCGCTGCGGTACAGGGCGTTGCAGGTCGAGTCGCCGTTCGACTACCGGGCACAGGGGCGCGTGTACGTCGCGGCCAGACTTCCCGAGCCTCGCTCTCCCGACTACCAGGCCCGAGCGCTGACGGAACTCGAGGAGCTGCTGCTGGCGTCCGGGGGCCGAGCGCTGATTCTGACGACCAGCTACCGGATGCTGACGATCATCAGCGAACATCTCGCTGACGAGGTTCCCTTCGAGATCCTCACGCAGGGCGATCTGCCGAAGCTGCGGCTCATCGAGCGTTTCGAGGAGGAGGAGACGTCCGTCCTCGTCGCCACGATGGGATTCTGGGAGGGGTTGGACATTCCCGGCCGGGCCCTCGAACTGGTCGTCTTGGACAAGCTCCCGTTTCCTCGTCCCGACGAACCGCTCTGGCAGGCCCGGCGCGAAGCAGCGGAGGCGGCGGGTCGGTCCGCGTTCATGACCGTCGACCTGCCCCGCGCGGCGATGTTGCTGGCCCAGGGGGCGGGGCGTCTGATCCGCACGACCAGCGACCATGGGGTCGTGGCGATCCTCGACTCGCGGCTGTTCAAGCGCCGTTACGGGAGGGTGTTGCTGCGCTCGCTGCCACCGATGCCGCAGACGACGTCATTGAAGACGGTCGAGGCGTTTCTTCGTCGGTGAGCGGTCAACCTTCGGCGAGGACACCTGCCAGCTCATCGAGCTCTGCCATGTTCTGCTCGACATAGTCGTCCGTGAGGTGTCGGAGTGCCACCAACGACGCCTCGGAGGCATCGTCCATGGCGATCTCGGTCGGCAGCGTCGGTTCGAACCGGTGATAGTGGTCTCCGAGAAGGTTCTTCAGCAGCTCATCGTGCAGGGAGCTCTGGCCCCGATTGGCAGCCACGAACATGTCCTCGGCCAGACGCAGCCAGGAGTGACCGGTGAACTCTTCGTAGCTGGTCATCCCGGCTTTGGGAACCCCGGTCCCGAGTGAGACGAGTCGGATCGTTCTGACGCGAATGCCGCGCCAACCGGCCAACTCCATCGCTTCCGTGTATCCGATCATCGACGGGTTGTTCGCGAAGACGCCACCGTCGATGAGGATGTGGTCGGAACCGTCCGGCGAGGTCAGGCGAAACGGCGGGAATATCGTGGGCGCGGCCGACGTCGCCCGGGCGACGTCCCTCATGAGATGATTCTCGCTCGGCTCGGTCCGTGCCTCCCGGGAACGGAACAGCTTGGGGCCGGCCCTGTTGACGTCGTACGAAGTGACGATCACATCGCGAATGGCGTCGGACAGTCGGGCATCACCGAACTGTTCTTCCAGTGCCTGCTCGAGCGGCGCGGGGGAGTACCGGGCGTTTCCCACTTCGGGATTCGAACCGAACATCGCGGCCTGCATTCCCACTCGGGCGATCAAGTCTCGTAGATCCTCCCGACTGCGGGGAAAGCTCAACGCAGACTGAGGGAAGATGATCTTGCCGTGCCGTTCGTAGAAGGCTCCGATGTCCTCCGCGGGGGCCGGTCTG
It encodes the following:
- a CDS encoding ABC transporter ATP-binding protein, with protein sequence MNVIDLKSVTKTFGEGPTAVHALKNIDLDFQQGEFVVVLGPSGSGKTTLLNVIGGIEEVTSGALTVDGVNLVGMDEEERTEFRRSHVGFVFQFFNLIPTLTALENVQLMAELVGRNHDDSLAALEAVNLRDRADHFPGMLSGGEQQRVAIARALVKQPPILLVDEPTGSLDLETGRQVLGQLRAVSDNDHRTVLLVTHNAAIGGMGDRIVRLHSGELASIEVNARPLLPDEVEW
- a CDS encoding FtsX-like permease family protein, translated to MVSILDRKLRRDLKARRSQFIAVVITIVLGIVLFGGSYDAYLNLTESYDQMFVIQNTADMTISGGDTEAIVAAARKVDGVEDVATRSVAEVPLRIDGHHKMLGRLVGLPGGAQPSIDKVTVLSGTYLSGIDSVLVEQHMADHFKLKAGDTIEVLGPQGWVNARVAGVAASAEYLWPAPSRQQIFPSFDDFGVLFVDQNVFAGVPSSVVRREVLVTYASGTDTATIDQALKDVALAHGATDATPLADIPSNAALSEDLAGFQEMSLMFPLLFLAAAGMATYVLLTRLVLSQRGQIGLLMASGFSKRTIFGHYLRFGLLAGAIGAIIGAPLGGLLGREISKLYTAAISIPVTVTTARVSTAAIGVIFALVAGALSALAPAMRAARIAPAQAMRGLIPSGKGGATWIERLVPPLRRLPARWKSVLRGIGRNRNRTISTVVGVVLAVTLILSFWGMLDSIQVLIDREFNQVNRQDAQLYLTAPVTPDVLARVEAVGGVAHAEPVTDVSATIRAGSKQYRTDLLGFKPTTKLHGFVVDGKNVDLPSDGVFLGSSLKSLLGVDVGDEVTIDVPDLGITVAETVAGFVREPLGTFAYIAEPRLAQLAGTSDVANTLYLTFDPGVDREALRDQLSELPSVAAFVDSQALRSMVDQFMGLFYVFVGIMLALGGIMAFALIYNTISANIAERASEVAMMRAGGVGRRTISRMLTAENVLLTLIGVIPGLIVGYIFAYYGVSMYSSDMFKWDLYIRPTTYVFTVLAILLAALLSQRPILREVQRIDVATVVRERSL
- a CDS encoding nucleotidyltransferase family protein, whose product is MARPHPALIELAAGRPLPVVEDPDRLLESAVEHRMTGLLWARAEAGELKGDEQWERTLAMLTLRNEAHHRHLWEALEDVTDRLAGIGVQIAAFKGVTAEARWFDRIGERPCHDVDILIDPAELDRADDIAACIAPDHPLIGHFQELFRYGLVQALGLEVDDMSIDVHFDLFKLGIPSRTSRLVWERTQQLDTPSGGSVRVLDSETALVHRLVNINRDRFRYLLAYAEIARIVSSEPDLHAVQDLARVEGLEVIVNKSLAAVLSTLGLPTEDIPRPQGWRARAWDYLWRPKTRLLGETSTAEYARRGYLLMPALTTDRTVEALRWIATNLFPPRSHLDFRHPDTGGPYPVRILTSRVRQLMRNRRARSEIVHREPPAMPGPPSDVETRAWRHRHT
- a CDS encoding PqqD family protein, translated to MIPETAIVRQSPHAAYRDTQEGGVLLNLETGSYHGFNSIGALIWSLIDGQTVGELTDATRAAVSDAPADLGDDVSSFLEDLATRDLIEIDTTAE
- a CDS encoding ABC transporter permease; translated protein: MTSPDTVPAVGARFLLEVRKLPAFIRRDFLTAWSYRMAFFGDAVGLAVQIVMFYFIGLMVDPSKIPEYGGQRASYLAFVTIGIALGAFLTLGLDRVATAMRSEQLMGTLDSLFMTPTHPMTLQFGLAVYDLVYVPIRTALFIGIVSILFNIGIAPSGILPSLAILLLFIPFVWGLGMVSAAGVMTFRRGATILNLGALALNFSSGAYFPVDLLPGWIQDLARANPIALAFDGTRQALLGGAGWGAVTPHVGIFVGAAALSLTIGAIALNLALRRERRRGTFGQY
- a CDS encoding ABC transporter ATP-binding protein; protein product: MFRTSTPVVEVRSIWRRFKSRTILRDVSFDTAPGEIHALIGPNGVGKTTLLRTIAGLIEPSRGTVSILGGSPRSAWVRERIGWVPSGDRSLYLRISGYENLVFFARLHGMNRRDATRRAGELMREVGLDDAMHIRSGLYSHGMQKRVAIARALLTDPQLLLFDEPTHELDPSGAAKIHQVAKDAAGRGAGVIWATHRLDELPGLADTVTVLGTTGVRFQGSVDQLMALANERSYVIRLGEHTSSADDLEQMIASFGTLVPLEGAAREEYLLRLRNGTVLGDVIGSLASAGLPVLACREARPEIEEAFLTLTAESTDDLS
- a CDS encoding lasso peptide biosynthesis B2 protein, which produces MSSNESPGLPMAEKVRLFVRIWVLAGLSATASKRRALPDLMESYRIAGTVGSHSTYAPRKLSRAVTRSLRVGRWQPRCLIKAMVLYRLMREQGEEVELVIGLPQNPKDHIAHAWVELHGVDIGPAPGRGGHEEIARYG
- a CDS encoding ATP-dependent DNA helicase; this translates as MPLPEDPADRAQTALERAVAEKPGGHRRAGQVEMARAVAEAIEQGSHLICEAGPGTGKSFGYMIPAIVSGQKVIVATATKSLQDQLAKKDLPFLAEVMAGLDITFSWAVVKGRQNYLCKSRLVERLEKEGVVAQQISLEGLDYELPEGLRMLAEWADTHPTGDRDDLPAQPAEGLWESVSVTGMECPGRDECPQAGDCFAMAALDAAADADIVIVNHHLYGNDLALGGGVVLPEHDVLIVDEAHRLEDTMASALGIELAEGRFWQVQRSAGSYLRAQSSRSKADKILRPLADQTKRVQQSLDRTDVGRVEEAGALGAAFSAAASSLAAVTKAIRSSEPTSPGALGARARVLRLAAHLAGDVGMAVEPPDGYVSWIERDSDRTAYRIAPVEVGPLLAEQLLGRVPVILTSATLSVGGSLLPLAERLGFETADQSGPLRYRALQVESPFDYRAQGRVYVAARLPEPRSPDYQARALTELEELLLASGGRALILTTSYRMLTIISEHLADEVPFEILTQGDLPKLRLIERFEEEETSVLVATMGFWEGLDIPGRALELVVLDKLPFPRPDEPLWQARREAAEAAGRSAFMTVDLPRAAMLLAQGAGRLIRTTSDHGVVAILDSRLFKRRYGRVLLRSLPPMPQTTSLKTVEAFLRR